In a single window of the Atlantibacter hermannii genome:
- the murG_2 gene encoding UDP-N-acetylglucosamine--N-acetylmuramyl-(penta pe ptide pyrophosphoryl-undecaprenol N-acetylglucosamine transferase has protein sequence MSGQTKRLMVMAGGTGGHVFPGLAVAHHLMAQGWQVRWLGTADRMEADLVPRHGIDIDFIRISGLRGKGIKALLLAPMRIFNAWRQARAIMKRYQPDVVLGMGGYVSGPGGLAAWSLGIPVVLHEQKRYCRVDQ, from the coding sequence ATGAGCGGCCAGACGAAACGGTTAATGGTGATGGCAGGCGGCACCGGGGGCCATGTTTTCCCGGGTTTGGCCGTTGCGCATCACTTAATGGCTCAGGGTTGGCAGGTACGTTGGCTGGGAACGGCTGACCGAATGGAAGCAGATTTAGTGCCGCGTCATGGCATTGATATTGATTTTATCCGAATCTCAGGCTTGCGCGGCAAGGGCATTAAAGCCCTGCTGTTAGCGCCGATGCGCATTTTTAATGCCTGGCGTCAGGCTCGCGCCATCATGAAACGCTATCAGCCGGATGTGGTGCTGGGCATGGGGGGATATGTTTCCGGGCCTGGCGGTCTGGCAGCCTGGTCGCTTGGCATTCCGGTTGTATTACACGAGCAAAAACGGTATTGCCGGGTTGACCAATAA